TCGAGAAGTTCCCTAATAAGTGTCTCTGTTGTTTTTACAGCTGTGACGCTTCTCTTTCAGGAAAGAACCATTTATAACCAAGAAGTTCTTTCCGTTGTTCTTCAACAGCTGATGGATCAATCGCCACTTCCCACTCTATTTATGCGAACGGttgtcttcgttttgacgtcggTTGACGTTTTAGCTATGTTTGTCGTCTCTCTAGGTCATTCAGGCAAGACAGGCTTGCCCTCGGCTTATTCCGTTCATCATGAATATTCTATCAAAACTAATATCTAAGCAGGTTACGCGAATGCGACGCAATTCTGCGTAGAGACTTTTAGCTCTGTCTTCGTCTGCAGATTTGGAAGCAGCCCAAAGTTTGGCAAGGATTTGTCAAGTGTTGCCAAGTCAGTGCAACGTCAGTCAGACTTACCCAACCATAACCTTTCTTCCCCGTCAGATGACAAAGCCCCAGTCTTTTCAAATTATGTTTCAGCTGCCTCCCAAGCAACTGGAAAGCGTCTTCGAGGTACGAATTCCTTGACCGTTATGCCCGTGGTATAGCGTTTGATCAGATCAGTCCCGATTTAAAAGAACAGGTGAAGGCTCACGTTGGCTCCTTTACGCCACATCAGGTTTTCAAAGCACGACAGCACAAAACGCGCAAGAGAGTCTTTGTCGTTACGTTTTTAGCGAGGACTCATACCGCGAGCCATTCTTCAAGTGATCGAAAAACAAGCGCCGAAGAGAAAGCGCGGCAAGCAGACAAAGAGGGCCAACGTCGCGAAAGAGGAATTGGAAGTAGACACGGAAGGAGGAAAACGTAAGAGATCTTCCAAACAGactatctttttttttgattaattaattaatcaaagcggaggatgaagacgaagacgcgtTGTTGACTATGGACGACAAAAAGCCCGACATCGACGCGGATACGGCAGACTTGGCTTTGGCTCCAGTCGAACCAAGTAGCGAGAATCCGGATGCAATAGAGCCAATGGAAACCTGAACTTTAAATACAGTGCCCTGCTGACGATCGCAGACACACAGAACATGCCAACTACGGTACTGTACGCTATAAAGGGGCAATAGTCAACTATTTTGTAACGGCGTAGTGGTCTTTGTTCTGCAAGAGATAGCTGGCTAGAAATCCAACGGGATCCGGCGGTCTAACAGCCAAAAAAATAGCCACGTAtaaggagagaaaagaagtcgtACCGTTCCTTGGCGAGAGTCGTCATCCCGGCCATAAGGAGTGGAACGACGGTTCGATCGAGATAAGCACGAGTGGACAAAGACTGAAGTTCGACTGCGGACAAATTCGCTTTTTCTAGCGCTTCTCGTTCCCCCCTCACGACTTTCTAAGGAAGAAGAACGCTATAGGCAAGGACCACGCGAAATTTGACTGACAGGAACAGGTGCCCTGACTCCGCCCACATCGCGAACATACCCTTCTTACCTCCGTTTCCTCTGTTACTCCAACCATAGGCTCTTGCGTGttattcgtcgtctcgacttTGACATCGGTTGCGGCGGTGGCTGCGGTGCCTGGCGGCTCTGATGTAGCtcgttcttcgtcggcggcgacggctccGTTTGTCGGCGCCTAATCGAATGGAAAACGTCGTTTTGGAGCCGAACGCGGGCTCGGCTTACTGTCTCGTCCTGCTTCGGCGTATTTTCTGTCGGATTTGGCtcgccggcgacgttcgtTGGCTGTGATTCGGATGGAGTTGGGTCCGGATTGGTCGCGATTGGCGCTTCTGCACCttccgacgtcgtttcgtcttctaaaACGGTATCGTGGAAGCCGGATAGCGACAAGGGAACGACAAAAACCAACTCTGTTCCGACATTTCGACTGATTTTTCGTCTAGGTAACGCACGGGCACCCTACAAACAAGCAGGGATACTGGGTTAGAATTCCCGGCTAACACAAGACCTACTGCCAAAATGATGGTAAGTCGTTTGCACACGCGGACTCACTCCCCTCCAGAAGATGTACGCGCACGTTATTTCTAGGACGGCGCGGATCATCCGGATAAGCTGGAAGGCGACTCGAAGGTGAGGTCCCCTTCATTAGCTCCGTCTCAAGCCCATCCCTTCCTCCGTGCGCTCTCAGACGAcgaccgacgtcgatttgacggacacgacgctcgtcgtcgacatctCGGACGCGCTGAGCGAGCAGGACAAGGTCAAATTCACCGTCCACACAAAGGTAAGCGCAACATGCGTGGGCGTGGGAAAGGAACTCCATGTTCCcaattcgctttcgctttcagaCGAGCTTGCCCGACTTCAAGAAGAGCGAATTTTCCGTCGTGCGTCTTCACGAGGAGTTCGTCTGGCTGCACGATCGTTatttcgaaaacgaagaataTGCCGGTGTTTTGGTATAGCGAAAAATAAAGCGGGGAGAGAAAGCGTATTGAATTCTCTCTTTAGATTCCGCCGGCACCACCTAGACCGGATTTCGACGAATCACGTGAAAAACTGTACAAATTGGGGCAgggtaatttttttgacgcaTTCACGTCTCCCAAGCTCATATGTCTACACATAGCTGAAGGAACGTTGACAAAAGtcgaatttcaaaaaatgaaGGCGGAGCTCGAAGCGTATAAAAAATAGAACTTGGAGtatttattaaatatttcTCCCCAATAGCGAGTACCTTGCTACGTTCAAAAAGACGGTGGCCATGCACGAAGTGTTTCTGTCTCGACTCGCTGCCCACCCAAAGCTTCGAAAGGACGAGAATTTCCGAGTATTTTTGGAGTACGAGAAAGAGGTGATTCGCATTTTTCCGTAAGAAATTCGTTAGCGAAAGATCTTCCAGTTGAACGTTCGaggaaaaaacaaaaaggaGAGATTTGGTTCGCTGTGGAAAGATCTGACaaagagcgtcgacgaggcaTTGATTTCCGGCCACAAGGTAAGCTCAATAGTTGTCTCTTCGATTGAGGGATTGGAGAGTAAGGTTCTTGCAGGACAGCGACGAGTTTTTTGAGCACGAGAAATCGTTCTTGATTGAGTATCACAAAAGGTGAAATGCACGCgacatttatttattcactTACTAGTAGATTTATTCATGGGACATTAGAGTGAGAGAGTCGGCCAGAGTGGGATTCAAGATGACGCGATCTAAGAAAGGTGGGATATTAGAGAAGGGTTGTCATGCCTTAGCAccactctctctctatctcaGGTGTGGCCGATTGTCACATCGCTATTGCCGCCGGAATTTCGACGCTGGGCACAAGTGATACACACGGCTTGAGCAAGTATGATAGTAAACAATTCAAACCTTTGAAAAATCACacctctttttttcttgtaggtTTCTAAATAAGCTCTCTGATCTATTTGAGAAGATTAGGGTAATGGTAGTccaaaaaaacaaaggtCCAATCGTAATGATTGTCTTAGAAACTGGAAGGTCGCGTTGCCTCTGACGAAGATCTGAAGCTGACTGATTTGTTGCGTTACTATAGTGATGATACGAAAGCCGCTAAGGTTTGTGCATCGAGAATTGAATGCGTGTGGACCTCTTTTTGACGTTTCTTTCAGGATCTTTTATACAGACGGACAAAGAGCATGGTTAATTTTGAGAATGCAAACAAGGCTCTGGAGAAGGCTCGCACCAAAGGAAAAGACATTGCGACAGTAAGAATCGGCCTCTCGAGCGCTCTGTCTGTCTTATTTTCTCACACGCAGGCCGAGTCGAATCAGCAGAAAGCCAAGGAGAAGTTTGACCATTTGTCTGAAATAGGTAAAAAAGGTATGTGAAGGAATTGCTTCCAAAAATAAACTCCTCCTCGTTTATCGTGACTCTTCTCGTTTCTATTAGAGCTGCAGGATTTCAAAACTCGCCGATTGGCTGCATTTAAGAAGGGCTTGGTAGGCGGCAGTCACCATCAGTTTCCATGGTAGCAAATTTTTTGTGCAGGTTGATCTGTCAGAACTGGAATTAAAGCACGCGCGAGTAAGCCAAATAATACAAGCTAAGGCATGAATctcgaatttttctttcgtagCAACAAATCAAATTGATCACGGAATTCATGGGCATAGCGGAAAATCTTTAGGCAAATCCGCATGCACTGTAACATTTTGATGAAGTGAAGTGACGGAACATCGTTGTTagtttttttgtgtgcaCGAAGGCAAGCCgctattttttttgttgactGCTAATCGTTATCGTGTTGTCTTTCATTCATTATTTTCGCCTTCGAAAAATGAAACTTTGGAATGGAGCCCCTCCATTGACATCAactttcgtgacgtcaaggTTTCGCGAAGATGGCGGCCTTCTCGTAAAAAGCGAAATCCCGCTTCCATCGACCGAACCGAAGCAGCAGAAGAGTCCGAGTCCCAACGCCAGTCATGTCGGACAAGGATTCAGAACAATCGAACTCAGAACCGTCGAATCCGGAGGAGCTAAAGGATCTATCGAAAAACGCTCATCGACGCGTGAAATTATACAGTTGCGGCGACGACAAGACGTGGACCGACTGCGGAACGGGTCTCGTCACTTGCCAATACTTCGAAAACCTCGGAGGAGTCGGCATCGAAGTGCgagaggaaaacgacgacggttcgttcgaaaaacgacgaaaaaacggaaTCGAATCGACTTTCCTTTTAGAAGTCCTCATGATTCAGACGAAGATCTGTCCGGAGACGGTCTACAACGTGCAGCAGGTACGTAGGCGAATTCTTTTCGCTctgtttttctcattttccgtcgtcgcgtccAGGAGACGCTGATCGTGTGGacggaaagcgagaaagtcgAATTGGCGTTGAGCTTTCAAGAGAAGGAAGGCTGCAACGACGTGTGGATGAAGATAAGCAAtgtaataattaaataattaaata
This sequence is a window from Oscarella lobularis chromosome 7, ooOscLobu1.1, whole genome shotgun sequence. Protein-coding genes within it:
- the LOC136188828 gene encoding dosage compensation protein dpy-30-like: MSEQKDETTSEGAEAPIATNPDPTPSESQPTNVAGEPNPTENTPKQDETAPTNGAVAADEERATSEPPGTAATAATDVKVETTNNTQEPMVGVTEETEKVVRGEREALEKANLSAVELQSLSTRAYLDRTVVPLLMAGMTTLAKERPPDPVGFLASYLLQNKDHYAVTK
- the LOC136188825 gene encoding sorting nexin-6-like isoform X1, whose translation is MMDGADHPDKLEGDSKTTTDVDLTDTTLVVDISDALSEQDKVKFTVHTKTSLPDFKKSEFSVVRLHEEFVWLHDRYFENEEYAGVLIPPAPPRPDFDESREKLYKLGQAEGTLTKVEFQKMKAELEAEYLATFKKTVAMHEVFLSRLAAHPKLRKDENFRVFLEYEKELNVRGKNKKERFGSLWKDLTKSVDEALISGHKDSDEFFEHEKSFLIEYHKRVRESARVGFKMTRSKKGVADCHIAIAAGISTLGTSDTHGLSKFLNKLSDLFEKIRKLEGRVASDEDLKLTDLLRYYSDDTKAAKDLLYRRTKSMVNFENANKALEKARTKGKDIATVRIGLSSALSVLFSHTQAESNQQKAKEKFDHLSEIGKKELQDFKTRRLAAFKKGLVDLSELELKHARQQIKLITEFMGIAENL
- the LOC136188825 gene encoding sorting nexin-6-like isoform X2, with amino-acid sequence MMDGADHPDKLEGDSKTTTDVDLTDTTLVVDISDALSEQDKVKFTVHTKTSLPDFKKSEFSVVRLHEEFVWLHDRYFENEEYAGVLIPPAPPRPDFDESREKLYKLGQAEGTLTKVEFQKMKAELEAEYLATFKKTVAMHEVFLSRLAAHPKLRKDENFRVFLEYEKELNVRGKNKKERFGSLWKDLTKSVDEALISGHKDSDEFFEHEKSFLIEYHKRVRESARVGFKMTRSKKGVADCHIAIAAGISTLGTSDTHGLSKFLNKLSDLFEKIRKLEGRVASDEDLKLTDLLRYYSDDTKAAKDLLYRRTKSMVNFENANKALEKARTKGKDIATAESNQQKAKEKFDHLSEIGKKELQDFKTRRLAAFKKGLVDLSELELKHARQQIKLITEFMGIAENL